The Candidatus Minimicrobia sp. QA0096 DNA segment GGTATCCTTCAGTCATGCTGGCAGTGAGGTCTTCCCTCTTCGAGTCTGGAATTTTACCAGATTCCCGAAGCGTGCGTCCGATTTCATTGATGGAACTCTCCAGTTTCAAGAAGAGCTTAATGTCGCTCTCTTTGAAAGAAAACTCCCAAGCCAGCGCGACATCATCTTTCTGTCGGGACATAATCCCTTTCCTGTCTTCTCACCCCTGGGCGGTTAAGTGACGTTTTGCCACAAGGTGAGATTTCACGCCTCTTCTCTGCTTTTTATAAAAGGAATAAAAACTCACCTTGTATATAACTGTCTGTCAAAGTACGCTTTCGGACAAAGATTTACTTGACTTGTCAACAAAAGCTGGTGTCATTTATATCACACTTATATTAAAAAGTCAACTCTAACCTAGTCCTGTCAGGGTCTAAGACATCGTAGCTATGTCGCCAGATAAGCCCTTATGTTTGACAGAATAGACTATTTAACACATAATAGAGAACTTATGGGAGAAGCGTATTTTATGCATCCGCCTGTATCTGGATATGACAGGCCCCTTTCACTGGACTCTTTGAAGCGCATGAAAGAGGGGCTAATCACTGCTTTGGAAAAACCTTGCGTAATTAACGACTTAGGACAGTTGGCGCTAAATTTATATAACACGGCTCAAATGCTGGAGCCTATGGAATATATTGAAGGTGAAGATTTGGGTGATAGCTATCCTGACTCAGACTGGCCAGATAAAAATATAATACCGCTTGTTAGTAGCGATAAGTTTGTTGTTTCTGGAAGGCAGATATCTCCTATGCCAGTGCAAAAAGATAGAATAAGCGATACTTTTGCCAGTGAAAGTTCTGCCAGAATGTGTATTGATGATATGTATCGCGCCTTAGATAATTATCCGCCCACAAAAATAGAAAGAACAGATGTTGGCGGTTTTTGTAGTAATAGCATCTACAATATGGGCAATTCAAGAGTATATCTTCGCCCTATTGTTAGTGTGGCTCGTAATGCATTGATGTGTATTAATATTGCTACATTAGCACACGAGACATCTCATGCTCATGATTGTGTCACGAATCCAGTTTTGGAAGTATGTTCTAATGATAGTAAAGAGATTCTTTGTTTTGAGTTGCGAGCCTATGCTGTAGGTAAGGTACTTCAGGACTATCTGAAACGCGATCAAGGAGTAAGGTTTATCTGCCCTAGCGTATCGGACCGAGTAGAAAAGGTGCGAAGAAAAGTTAACGGACCTCTACAGTCTGAAAATGCATTTGATGTAAATGATGATCTGATAAATCAACTAGATAGAGCAGGCCTGAGAAATATATATTGATAGCGTAGTGGATTAATATTCTGTTTGTAGAGCCTGATCCGTTGCCGTGACTAATTCTCGGACGATTTCATCATAGCTTTCATATACACGGAATCCTGCCGCGTACGGATGACCGCCACCGCCAAAATATCCAGCCACGGTGTCGGCGATTGGTAAATTACCCCGTAAGCGCGCAGTCAATTTGCCGTCAGGGTAAGTTTTAATAACGCAACTAAGTGCCACGCCTTCAACCAGCCGCAGTTCGTCGCCAATCAACGCACCGGGGTTATAGGCGTCGCTGTAGGCTTGGATTTCTTCAAATGGCACATGCACCAGCGCCAGTTGTCCGTCTAATAAATATTCGATTCGCTCGATCAATTTTCCCTTGTACGCCAAAATTTCTGGCGATTTTTTCATAAATTCGCGTCGTCGCTCTTCAATTTCCGCGTTGGAAGCGCCCAGTTCTGTAAGTTCTCCCGCCGTATGGAAAGTCTGAGCCGTGGTGTTTTGCGTAGTAAGCCCCAGGCTATCGCTCATAATGGCTATCAATAAATCTTCGGCCGCCTGAGGATTTATCTTCCAGTCGGAATGCTTGAACAGTTTATACAATAATTCCCCGGTCGCCACGACGGTTTCTGATAACATAATATGATCAAAGCTAAGTGTCGATTCGGCTGTGTGATGATCGATAACTAGAGTTGGGTGTGTTTCTAAGAAATGTCGCGCTCCAGGAGTTTCTAATACCTTACTGAGGAGCACGTCCGCGCTTGTATCGACAATTATCGCGGCGTCGGCTTGAAACGGAAAGTCGTTCTGCACTCGATCCCAACCGCGAATATAATGAAGATATTTCGGTATGTCTACTGGACAATATAAAGTAACAGTCTTTCCTAGGTCGCTTAAGACTTCTTCTAGCGCCAAGCTTGAACCCAGGCTGTCGCCGTCGGGATTTTCGGCTTGAATAATAACTATATTGTTTGCGGATTGAATGAATTGTTTAGCTGTATCTAGCATATTATTTATTATAACAAATGATTTTTACTCTAATATAATATACATTGTTTTTAATTACATAAGTGGTATAATATGTGATGGACTATTAAAAGTACTGCACAATCGAAAAAACATAAACATTTTTATAAATTATTATTGACAAAATATAAAGATTGTGCTAGTATGAGGACATAAAGCCTGAAGATAGGGCTGGAAAAGAGGAGTTTTTATGAACAAATTTAAGAAAATCGGCATTGCTATCTCTTTGGGATTCGCTATGCTCGGTGGAATCTGGTTGGCATCACCTTCACAGGCTGCCGGCTGTAACAGTTTTAACGTTGTATACTGTGGTACACATTCTATGTCAGAATTGCAAACAGCATACAGCCGTACAGAAATTAAAGAACTATACAAAGAGTGGTACGTTACCGAGACTATGGTTCAAGGTGGCTCAAACATGCGTGAAGGTGTAGTTGACGCAAACGGCAACATTACAGTTGACGGTCGTGTTGTAGCTACAAACGCTATAACCGTACAGTCTAAAGCTGGTACTCGTCAGCCTCAGCCACAACGTAGCTACAAGACCTCAAACGGATATACTTACTACCAATATACAACTGGTCAGAGCTTCGTTGACGGACCTAAGAGCTACAATATTTACGCATGGTTTGACAATAACGGCTCATTTATCACTGGTGTGATTAAAGACTGTGGTAACCCAGTTTGGGGTAACCCAACAACACCTCCAGTAAAGCCTGCTCTAACATGTGACGCTTTGCAAGTAACTGAAATTTCTCGTAACACCTTCAAATTCAGCGTTAAAGCAACTGCCAAGGGTGGCGCATCTATCACCAGCTACACATACAACTTCGGTGACAACAACATCAAGACAACTAACTCATCAGAAATTCAATACACTTACGCAAAAGAAGGCAACTACACAGTTACTATTACTGTAAACGGTAAAGAAACTGGTGAAGTTAAGAGGCAAAACCCTAACTGTCAAAAAACTGTTACGGTTAAGCCAGAGCCAAAAATGATCGTTTGCGACCTTAATACTAAGAAATATCCAACAGAAATTAAGGAATCAGAATTCGACAAGAGTAAGCATTCAAAGAATCCAAACGATTGTAAAGAAGCGCCTGCTAAGATTAAAATCTGCGTAATCGAGAAAAAAGAGATTCGTGAAATCAAGAAGGAAGAGTACAACGAGTCAAAGTACACAACTGACTTAAGCAAGTGTCAGGAAACTCCTACACCAAACACTCCTTCAACACCAACACCTAGCCCAGAATTGCCAAAGACTGGTGCAAGTGACGCGATCATGTCAGCACTAGGCCTAGGTGGACTAACTACAGCTACTATCGCTTACATCGCTAGCCGCCGCCAAATGTAATAGGTCAAGCTAGCAACGAAATACCCGCCGAGATGGCGGGTATTTTTATTGGTGATGAAGCTGTTGAGTTTATAACTGTTTTCGACCTTCTAGTGCGTGAGTTAGCGTAATTTGGTCTGCGTACTCAAGGTCAACGCCGACTGGAATACCCCTAGCCAAGCGTGTGATGGTCGTATTCAGCCCAGCCTCTTGGATATATCTTTGCAAAAACAGTGCTGTTGATTCGCCTTCTACTGAAGCGTTCGTAGCGATGATAATCTCTTGAACGTCGTCTGTTTTTATACGCTCAATTAGTTCTGGGATATGCAATTGCTCTGGTCCAATATTGTCAATTGGTGAGATAACGCCGCCCAGCACGTGGTATGTGCCCAGGAACTGCCCTGTTCTTTCTATAGCGACAATGTCTAGCGGCTCCTCGACTACACAAACGACTTTCTTATTCCTGTTCGAATCTGCGTATAAAGGCGACACATCGTCATCTGAGTCGATCAACGCAAATGTCTTCGGGCAGGTTTTTACGCGGTCGTGTAATCGGTCTAATGAATGCGCTAATTGCTTTGCGGATTTGGGATTGCGGCGTAAAACCGCGTAGGCATATCTTTCAGCCGTACGCGGTCCAACTCCAGGTAGATTACCAAAATCATCAATTAAAGCAGTTAGAGCTTTTGGTAAAATGTCGATTGACATGGCTTTAGAATGGCAAGTTGCCCAAGCCGCCCATCAATGGCTTCATAGTTTCAGCAGCGACTTCCTGAGCCTTTGTCATACCGTCGCGAACTGCGATTTCGATCCAGTGTTCCAACTCTTCGATATTCTCCAAGTCGACCATTTCTGGGTCAATCTTTACAGACTTAATCTTTAACTCGCCAGTGATTTGCACGATCACAGCGCCATCGCCAGCCTCAACTTCGATGATTTCTTTGCCTAATTGTTTCTGTGCTTTGCGTAATTGTTGCAGCATTTTTACCTGATCAAACGCCATATTCCTCCTTATTTAACACTTACAATTATACCCTATTTGCGGTCGGATGTGTAGATATAGAATCGGTCGCCGTCTTTATGGTCATTGACAATTACTGACGACAAGTGCCCAGAGTAAGTCTGCGGAATTTGAGACTTTACGCTGTGGCTAACATATAAAGTCTGTCCGACGTTTGCTGGCGCTGTGTGGATAATTGATATCTGGTGATAGTTGTGTTTTTTAAGCGCTTCGTAAATCGGTGATTCTTCTTTACTAACCAATAACGAGAATGAATCGGTCGGCGCGGTATTTTTACGGAGTAGAGATAAATCTTTATTAAAGCGTGAAACTGCTTCCGGGAAATAACGATAACCGTCAATATAACGGAAGCTGCCACCCATCACCATAACGATAATTAGCATTGATATAAAAACCAGTCCTGTGCCGCGAGCGTATGGATTGCGCGGGAAAAGTCCGTACCACATATTCATTAGAGATTCCAATCCGACCGCCAAGAGAATAAATAGCGGGATGATGATTATCGGGGTGAGGCTTGGCTGAAAGATGAGTAGCGCCAATGCTAAGATTAGCCACGACCAAATCATAAACGAGCGGGCGCTGGAGATTTTTTGGAAGCTGCGGAATAGCCCTAGCCCGATTAACACCATTGCGTTGATGTCCATAATTGGCGTGATTTGGTTCCCTACAACTGATGGGAAAATGCGGATGTATGTGTAATATAAAGTCCTGAGGTTTGCAACGATGTCAAAACTTAGGCCGTTGATACCGATGAGATTGTAAAATAGCGCGTGGGATTTATAGCAAAGAAAACTAATCGCACAACCAATCGCGAATAAAATGGCGGACGGTATGATCCAAGACTTGCGATGTTTCCGGGAGATAAGGAAATAGCGTGGATGCGGATGCAGAAAGGCGATAATCAGAAGCCCCAGATTGATATACCAAAAATACGGAGTGAAGAGGCTGAGTGCCGTGGTGATGGCTAAGCTGATTCGCCAAATGGGGGCGTTCTGGGCTTTCTGGAGAATCAATGTAGCGAAAAGCAAAGTTAGCGCGGTGTAAAAGATGTATAAAATGCCAACAGTTGCGCTTTGACCGATGAATAAAAATTGACCAGTCGTTGCCATGATTAATAGCGATAGAATCGTTGTTGACGGCTTAAACCAGCGTTTTAAGAGGAAGAAAATAGCGACAGAACTGGCGATTGAAAGGATTACGGCAGGTGCTTTAATTGTTAATAAGCTGACGCCGAACAGTTTGAAGAATAGCAATTGAAGAAGATGGAATGGTAAGTTTGTGATGGCAATTCCCTCTATGCTGAAATTCAAGTGATTCGTTGTATTGACCATGTCGATTTCTGCTTGCGACAATCCACCTGGTATGTGCAGTGCAGAGATTATAATTGCTCCGACGTAAAGTAACGCTAGCAACGTATAGCCGAAAACGTAGCGCCATCGGTAAAGGAATATATCGGTAACTTTTTGCTTTTTCATTGGTATGATTATAACACAATTCTATTCATGCTTGCGATCCAGACTCATAAAGCGTAGGCGCTCTGGGTGGAAGTATAACTGAACTTTACCGACTGGGCCGTTACGATGCTTGGCGATAATGAGGTCAGTAATATTCTGAACTTCCGGATTGTCGGGTTCGTAATATCCAGGGCGATAAATAAAGCTCACGATGTCGGCGTCCTGCTCAATGGAACCGGATTCACGCAGGTCGGCTAGTTGTGGAATTGGTGGCGTACGTGATTCAACAGAACGGCTCAACTGACTCAGGGCGATTAGCGGCACATTCAATTCGCGAGCAATAAGCTTCAGTCCGCGTGAAATTTCCGAAACTTCCTGAACGCGGTTTCCGTTGTGGTTTCCATTAGCCTGCATAAGCTGTAAATAGTCGACGATGATTAATCCTAATTGGTTTTCATGAGCAATTCTTCGAGCTTTCGTGCGCATTTCCAAAACTGATAATCCTGGAGTGTCATCGATATAAATTGGCGCCTCAGCCATTTCTCCCATAGCCTCAGACAACTTAGCAAAATCTTCATCGCTCAGATTTCCGGTGCGAATGTTCCAGCTGTCAACTCCCGACGCATCCGCCAACATACGGTCGACCAGCTGTTCCTTACTCATCTCTAGACTGAAGAATAGGACAGGATTTTTCTCAATCGTTGCCACATTATAAGCCAGATTTGTCACCAGCGTCGTCTTACCCATGGCTGGACGAGCTGCCAGAATGATCAAATCTGATTTTTGCAAACCAGCGGTCATATTGTCCAGATCGCGATATCCAGTGCGGACTCCTCTGAGAGATCCTTTATTTTTGCTGAGCTCTTCAATTCGATCAAAGCTATCCGTCAGAATACTTTCCAGACTGACCAAATCTTGCTTGGTCGATTGGTCGGACACGCTGAAAAGTTCAGCTTCGGCCTTCTCTAATAATTCCTGCGTGGTCGTCGATTCGTCATAGCCAAGTTCAGAAATATCGCCACTCGCTTTTATCAGACGCCTGCGAACTGCTGCTTGTGCAATCATCTCCGCGTAAGCCGATGCGTGCGCCGCCGTTGGAACGTAGTTTGTTAGTTCTGTCAGGTATGCCGATCCGCCAACCAATTCCAGCTCATCCTTTCGCTTCAATTCGTCGGTTAAGGTCAGAAGGTCGACGGGCTTGTGTTTTTCAAATAGCCGCATCATTCCGGCAAAAATCAATCCGTGATTCTTGTCGTAAAAATCGCTAGGGTGAGTAATTTCTGCGGCGTCCGCCAAAACTTCCTCGTCAATTAAAACCGCCCCAAGCAAACTCTTTTCCGCGTCCAAATTTTGTGGCGGTATCTTCCCTTTTACTTCTTCGCTTTTATCTGCCATTAAATATCCTCCAGCTTAACTTCTTCGCCGCCACCCATTAATTCTGCAATTTCCGCCAATTTTTCGTCCTCTGGTGGCTTCTTCTCTCCAATTATATCAATTTCCAAATCCATCTCAGTTTCTTCTGAGATAATTTCTGAGATCAATGGTTTGTTTTTTGCGTCGTCCAGCTTTTTCTTGTAAAACGCGGAACCTGCGTAAATTGTCAATTTTTCACCGTCAAACGACCACTGACTTTTCTGTAATAATGACGCCAGTCCGAGGGATTTTTCCTTCGCTCTTTCAATGACTTTTTCCCAATTTAGCTCTAGTGGCGCGTCAGTTTTCTTTGGTTTTTCGGCGGGTTTTTTTGCTGGCTCGACTGGTTTTTCTTCTTTTTTAATCGGCTTTTCGGTCGGTTTTGCTGGCTCTGCGGTCTTAATTGGCGTTGGTTTTTTGGCGGGTTTTTGGGGCGCAGCTTGAGTTGTATCTTTCTTTGTCGCGGCTGACTTTTCTGTCTGCTGAGAATTGCTATTCATAAATATCGTCAATAATTTCAAGTCTGGGTGCGGGTGTCGATCAACCTCAATCAATTGCTGAACCAACCCAATAAGATTCGGATTTTTTCGTAATCTATTGCGAGCAATCGACAATAACTGATGCGACACAACAACTGAATTTGCGCCGCTATTTTCTAATTCCTGGAAGATGTTTAAGACTTTCTCATTGTCGTCGGATGTATATGAATCTAGCAAATTGCCGAGCATTGTCGCGTCGCTCAGTCCCAAATATTCGGTAACCATATTCGCTGTCAGCGGCTGGTTTGGGGTTGCTAAAATCGACAATTGGTCAAGTGTACTAATGCCGTCACGGAATCCGCCACGGGAACGTTCAGCGATTAACCTGGCAGCATCCTCTTCGATTGCAAATCCTTCTTTTTTCGCTATATTCATTAACTGGCGCGTCATAATTTCTACTGGAATTGGGCGGAAGAAAAATTGCTGGACACGGCTAAGAATGGTGGCTGGAAGTTTGTCGGCGTCAGTTGTAGCTAAGATAAACACCACGTGCTCTGGCGGTTCTTCCAGGGTTTTTAATAGCGCGTTAAATGCTGATTTTGACAGCATATGAACTTCGTCGATGATATAAACTTTTTTCGGTGCAGAAACAGGCGCGACTTGGGCTTTTTCTCTTAAAGCGCGAATGTCGTCAACGCCGTTATTGCTGGCTGCGTCAATTTCAATAATATCCAAGTTTGAAGAATCGTCATCATATGGCAAGTGGTTAATCTCGTGCGCCAGAATTCGCGCCACCGATGTTTTTCCCACGCCACGCGGTCCGGTCAACAAGTACGCATGAGCAATTTTTCCCTGCTCTAACGCTCGACGTAAAATACTAGTCACGTGATCTTGACCTAAAACTTCATCCAAACTGCGACTGCGATATTTACGATATAGCGCCTGACTCATCCCCTCATGCTCCTCATGAGATAATTATAGCAAACTATACCTTGAGACAGAAGTTAACAAATGTGATTTCCGAGTATTCGAGATCGCATAAATACGATTATTATTGTGATAATGGCAGTAATTATGCAAGTTAACAGCAGAGCCTTAGACTTCTTGCTAATTTTTTCTTTCTTAAGGATGAATATTGATGTAATTAGAGTCACCGTTCCCAAGATGTATGGCAAGTATCGTGCCAGTACTATTGAAGTATTTAATAATATTGTAGTTAAGCTCACTAGTAGCCTCCTTTGCTGTGTTTTACCCTCGCTCTCTATACTTGAATAGAGAGCGAGGGACTGGTCTCACGACCATGGTGTTGAATATGTGAAGTTGTTCTGGTCCACGAACACTGCACGCACTTTATGTGCCGGCGAGTAGATCATCGGCGTATAGCGTACAGTGACGACTGGCGCGCATATTGCATCGAAGTATACCTGTTGTGTGTATCCAGTATCCTGGACAGCTTTCAGATATCCGCTACGAGTGCACTTGATCCAGCCTGGGCTATGCATGAAAATGCGAGCCCAGTTTGTCTTGCAGGTTGGCGACCACCTAACATGCAAGGAGAATTCCTTGTGGTTGTAGATTTGGGTGGTGACGGCATCGGCACTGCAGCCCGTTGCGTCTGCGTCCTGTCCTGAGCACCAGTCTCCGTAGCACCCGACGGCATGAGCGGCGGGTGGGGTGGCTAGCGTCATCGCTGAGAACACGAGAGAAATGATGGCAATAAATGCCGCCAATCGCTTCTTGCTGTTCATCATCAACTCCTCTGATTGTGAAACGTACACCGAGATTATTCTCGGATGAGTAGAATTATACTTCTGTTCTATCAAAAAGTCAACCCCTGCTCTTCTAAAATAAAAGTAATAATGTTAACAAAAGCCTCGCGGTTAAATTACTCTTAAAACAACGCCAGCTGCGTGCTGGGTATTTCTATGTCAATGACGCCGTCAACTTTTTGCGCCCGATAGCCAATAAGCTTTTTGATGTTGTAAGCCAGCAGCTGACCATCGTAATCAGTGACGGCAATTGAGCCGATGACACTGCGTACATGTCCGACTAATTGACTGTAATTCTTCATTAAAATAACACGTGACAAATCAACGCCAGCGGTTTGAAAATAATCTTCGCAAGGAATTAGCTCGGATTTCGGAAACGACACACCAATTTTTTGCTCAATTTCAAGTAATTTTTGTCGCAATTCCCTTTCGCCAATCGCATAGTCAAAAGGTTGTTTTATCAATTCCATCTTTTTGTGAACTGGTAGAGTTTCAACTATTCCGTCCAGCTTGGAAATTTTCGCCTCGTATTGCCTGGCGATCAATGCCGAAGAAAACGTTTCTAATTTTACGGCTAATCGCGCTCCCTGCTCCAATAATCTCCGAATTCCGCGCTCTTCTTGCGAGATTCCAACTTTTATGACGTTCGGCGCGAAGTACGCCAAGTAAACAAAGTGCGGATTTTGATTGATTTTTTCTTGTTGGGCGGAAACCGAATTGGCATTGTAAAATGCTGGATTGAAGCCGGTTTTATCGCGGCATTTTAGGCAATTTTCATACTTTTCATCAACCGTGGCGTAATCTGGACAAATTTGGCTACAGCGATTCTCAAAATCCACCCAACCCGCGCAATATTTAACAGAAAAATCGAACTTAAGAGATAAATCTTGTCCAAATAATTCATAACGCTCAATTTTATCACCAACTTGACATTTAATAAAAGGCTTATTATCAGCGTTAAAACTGGCGTAACTGAGCAAGAACTCGCTCGGTAGCATAATATTTACAATGCAGCTTCGACAGCAGCCCAAGTTGCGTCAGGATTGTCTTCAGGGATGATGATTGTAACTTGGTCGCCGACGTTAATTCGGAAGTAAGTTACGCTAGCAAGCAAAATACGATATTCGCGACCGGAAGCCTCGACGTAGTAAATTCCGTCGTGCTGGACAAGTGTTCCGATGACTTGTTTTCGAGGCACAGGGCCGATTTGCTTATAAATAAAGCTGCCGTCTTCAGCGATTGTCAATTTCATCAAGTCGCCTTCAACCAGCTTCGACTTTGAAGCGTAGTTGGCTGGGATTGGGTAATTTTTACCGTCAGGACTGAGCATCATTTGTCCGTCAAATACGCCTTCGATAATCTTTCCTGCTACATTATCTGACGAAGTTTTTGGTGTGACAACTTGACCGTCGTCGCCAATAATACTAATCAATAATTCTTTTGCGGCAGCTAAATTGGTCTCCGCCTCTTGAATAAGTGTCCTCAGACGCTTAATTTGCTTTTCTGGTAATTCAGACATGGTTCTCGCAATTCCTTTGTCTATTTTTTATAATACTTAACTAATATATAGCATATCCCTACATTTATATCAAGTCGTGTCATCTAATTTTCTCTGATTTTCCACAGCGCTATAAGATATGGACGAAAAAGTGTTGCAAATTTTACTCTTGAAAATGGTGTGCGGTTCGTGATATTAAGATTGGCGACATAAAAATCACCGCCCAGGGCGGACGGTGATTAAACGAAACAAATTGGCGTTATATAACAAATTATGAAAGCTCGACAGTAGCGCCAGCGTCTTCCAAAGTTTTCTTTGCAGCTTCAGCTTCGTCTTTAGAAACTTTTTCCTTGACTGGTGCTGGAGC contains these protein-coding regions:
- a CDS encoding DHH family phosphoesterase, which translates into the protein MLDTAKQFIQSANNIVIIQAENPDGDSLGSSLALEEVLSDLGKTVTLYCPVDIPKYLHYIRGWDRVQNDFPFQADAAIIVDTSADVLLSKVLETPGARHFLETHPTLVIDHHTAESTLSFDHIMLSETVVATGELLYKLFKHSDWKINPQAAEDLLIAIMSDSLGLTTQNTTAQTFHTAGELTELGASNAEIEERRREFMKKSPEILAYKGKLIERIEYLLDGQLALVHVPFEEIQAYSDAYNPGALIGDELRLVEGVALSCVIKTYPDGKLTARLRGNLPIADTVAGYFGGGGHPYAAGFRVYESYDEIVRELVTATDQALQTEY
- a CDS encoding PKD domain-containing protein: MNKFKKIGIAISLGFAMLGGIWLASPSQAAGCNSFNVVYCGTHSMSELQTAYSRTEIKELYKEWYVTETMVQGGSNMREGVVDANGNITVDGRVVATNAITVQSKAGTRQPQPQRSYKTSNGYTYYQYTTGQSFVDGPKSYNIYAWFDNNGSFITGVIKDCGNPVWGNPTTPPVKPALTCDALQVTEISRNTFKFSVKATAKGGASITSYTYNFGDNNIKTTNSSEIQYTYAKEGNYTVTITVNGKETGEVKRQNPNCQKTVTVKPEPKMIVCDLNTKKYPTEIKESEFDKSKHSKNPNDCKEAPAKIKICVIEKKEIREIKKEEYNESKYTTDLSKCQETPTPNTPSTPTPSPELPKTGASDAIMSALGLGGLTTATIAYIASRRQM
- the recR gene encoding recombination mediator RecR encodes the protein MSIDILPKALTALIDDFGNLPGVGPRTAERYAYAVLRRNPKSAKQLAHSLDRLHDRVKTCPKTFALIDSDDDVSPLYADSNRNKKVVCVVEEPLDIVAIERTGQFLGTYHVLGGVISPIDNIGPEQLHIPELIERIKTDDVQEIIIATNASVEGESTALFLQRYIQEAGLNTTITRLARGIPVGVDLEYADQITLTHALEGRKQL
- a CDS encoding YbaB/EbfC family nucleoid-associated protein, yielding MAFDQVKMLQQLRKAQKQLGKEIIEVEAGDGAVIVQITGELKIKSVKIDPEMVDLENIEELEHWIEIAVRDGMTKAQEVAAETMKPLMGGLGNLPF
- a CDS encoding ArnT family glycosyltransferase, with the translated sequence MKKQKVTDIFLYRWRYVFGYTLLALLYVGAIIISALHIPGGLSQAEIDMVNTTNHLNFSIEGIAITNLPFHLLQLLFFKLFGVSLLTIKAPAVILSIASSVAIFFLLKRWFKPSTTILSLLIMATTGQFLFIGQSATVGILYIFYTALTLLFATLILQKAQNAPIWRISLAITTALSLFTPYFWYINLGLLIIAFLHPHPRYFLISRKHRKSWIIPSAILFAIGCAISFLCYKSHALFYNLIGINGLSFDIVANLRTLYYTYIRIFPSVVGNQITPIMDINAMVLIGLGLFRSFQKISSARSFMIWSWLILALALLIFQPSLTPIIIIPLFILLAVGLESLMNMWYGLFPRNPYARGTGLVFISMLIIVMVMGGSFRYIDGYRYFPEAVSRFNKDLSLLRKNTAPTDSFSLLVSKEESPIYEALKKHNYHQISIIHTAPANVGQTLYVSHSVKSQIPQTYSGHLSSVIVNDHKDGDRFYIYTSDRK
- the dnaB gene encoding replicative DNA helicase, with the translated sequence MADKSEEVKGKIPPQNLDAEKSLLGAVLIDEEVLADAAEITHPSDFYDKNHGLIFAGMMRLFEKHKPVDLLTLTDELKRKDELELVGGSAYLTELTNYVPTAAHASAYAEMIAQAAVRRRLIKASGDISELGYDESTTTQELLEKAEAELFSVSDQSTKQDLVSLESILTDSFDRIEELSKNKGSLRGVRTGYRDLDNMTAGLQKSDLIILAARPAMGKTTLVTNLAYNVATIEKNPVLFFSLEMSKEQLVDRMLADASGVDSWNIRTGNLSDEDFAKLSEAMGEMAEAPIYIDDTPGLSVLEMRTKARRIAHENQLGLIIVDYLQLMQANGNHNGNRVQEVSEISRGLKLIARELNVPLIALSQLSRSVESRTPPIPQLADLRESGSIEQDADIVSFIYRPGYYEPDNPEVQNITDLIIAKHRNGPVGKVQLYFHPERLRFMSLDRKHE
- the dnaX gene encoding DNA polymerase III subunit gamma/tau; the protein is MSQALYRKYRSRSLDEVLGQDHVTSILRRALEQGKIAHAYLLTGPRGVGKTSVARILAHEINHLPYDDDSSNLDIIEIDAASNNGVDDIRALREKAQVAPVSAPKKVYIIDEVHMLSKSAFNALLKTLEEPPEHVVFILATTDADKLPATILSRVQQFFFRPIPVEIMTRQLMNIAKKEGFAIEEDAARLIAERSRGGFRDGISTLDQLSILATPNQPLTANMVTEYLGLSDATMLGNLLDSYTSDDNEKVLNIFQELENSGANSVVVSHQLLSIARNRLRKNPNLIGLVQQLIEVDRHPHPDLKLLTIFMNSNSQQTEKSAATKKDTTQAAPQKPAKKPTPIKTAEPAKPTEKPIKKEEKPVEPAKKPAEKPKKTDAPLELNWEKVIERAKEKSLGLASLLQKSQWSFDGEKLTIYAGSAFYKKKLDDAKNKPLISEIISEETEMDLEIDIIGEKKPPEDEKLAEIAELMGGGEEVKLEDI
- a CDS encoding DUF2690 domain-containing protein; this translates as MMNSKKRLAAFIAIISLVFSAMTLATPPAAHAVGCYGDWCSGQDADATGCSADAVTTQIYNHKEFSLHVRWSPTCKTNWARIFMHSPGWIKCTRSGYLKAVQDTGYTQQVYFDAICAPVVTVRYTPMIYSPAHKVRAVFVDQNNFTYSTPWS
- a CDS encoding DUF2797 domain-containing protein, yielding MLPSEFLLSYASFNADNKPFIKCQVGDKIERYELFGQDLSLKFDFSVKYCAGWVDFENRCSQICPDYATVDEKYENCLKCRDKTGFNPAFYNANSVSAQQEKINQNPHFVYLAYFAPNVIKVGISQEERGIRRLLEQGARLAVKLETFSSALIARQYEAKISKLDGIVETLPVHKKMELIKQPFDYAIGERELRQKLLEIEQKIGVSFPKSELIPCEDYFQTAGVDLSRVILMKNYSQLVGHVRSVIGSIAVTDYDGQLLAYNIKKLIGYRAQKVDGVIDIEIPSTQLALF